Proteins found in one Oncorhynchus keta strain PuntledgeMale-10-30-2019 chromosome 2, Oket_V2, whole genome shotgun sequence genomic segment:
- the LOC118358164 gene encoding fibroblast growth factor 4B-like, producing MAFQSAFLPILVLGLMTSLVRCAPFTGRLNGTVERRWETLYSRSLARIPGEKREINRDSDYLMGIKRLRRLYCNVGIGFHIQVSPDGRITGVHNENRYSLLEISPVERGVVTIFGVQRGLFVAMNSKGKLYGSVHYNNDCKFKETLLANNYNAYESVAYPTMYIGLSKTGKTKRGNRVSPAMTVTHFLPRI from the exons ATGGCCTTTCAATCGGCCTTCTTACCAATATTGGTCTTGGGACTGATGACTAGTTTGGTGCGTTGTGCCCCCTTCACTGGCAGGCTGAATGGCACGGTGGAACGACGCTGGGAGACACTGTACTCGCGGTCCTTGGCTCGGATCCctggggagaaaagagagataaaCCGGGACAGCGACTATCTTATGGGCATTAAACGGCTACGACGCCTTTATTGCAACGTAGGAATTGGGTTTCATATTCAAGTTTCACCCGATGGGAGAATAACAGGGGTGCACaatgaaaaccgttaca GTCTCCTTGAGATATCTccagtagagagaggagttgtGACAATCTTTGGCGTCCAACGCGGTCTATTCGTGGCCATGAACAGCAAAGGGAAGCTGTACGGATCT GTTCATTACAACAACGACTGCAAATTCAAAGAAACTCTCCTGGCAAATAATTACAATGCTTACGAATCGGTGGCATACCCGACGATGTACATTGGACTAAGCAAGACTGGTAAAACAAAAAGAGGAAACCGAGTGTCACCAGCCATGACAGTGACGCATTTCTTGCCGAGAATCTGA